One window of Perca flavescens isolate YP-PL-M2 chromosome 6, PFLA_1.0, whole genome shotgun sequence genomic DNA carries:
- the shc1 gene encoding LOW QUALITY PROTEIN: SHC-transforming protein 1 (The sequence of the model RefSeq protein was modified relative to this genomic sequence to represent the inferred CDS: deleted 1 base in 1 codon), producing the protein MELVPKTKYTHFRSESLSSTDETNSNPSSFPPSSPATPLTPSPGLPSSLSSSSLTPILAPSSPRPAENSPTTLCSFFPRMGSLRLGVSATLLPGLKASSRPQQPHAPVESSGDDRSSSSSSPPFHHPIPPLTAPSPPPRPPLQDMNRLGGASRRARVEGGQLGGDEWTRHGSFVNKPTRGWLHSDNVVSTAGVSYSVRYMGCVEVLQSMRALDFNTRTQVTREAISVVCEAVPGAKGAQRRRKPSSRCMTSILGKSNLQFAGMTINLTISTSSLNLLASDCKQIIANHHMQSISFASGGDPDTAEYVAYVAKDPVNQRACHILECSEGLAQEVISTIGQAFELRFKQKYLKNPPKLVTPHDRMAPFDGSAWEEEDDESAPPPDVPYYNNFPGKQPPPGGLIDMRTRPGATLPYGQPSQNDIHKQPLPPIPVGAKEGGRELFDDPSYVNVDKPRPPVAANGNAHRDAFDMKPFDDALGVSGHGGPSSVTTAPPLVQQLQCETWFHGSLSRREAERLLTRDGDFLVRESGTTPGQYVLTGQQGGQAKHLLLVDPEGVVRTKDHRFESVSHLISYHMDNRLPIVSAGSEVCLQQPVEHRA; encoded by the exons ATGGAGCTTGTCCCAAAAACCAAGTACACCCACTTTCGGAGTGAATCGCTGAGCTCAACTGATGAAACAAACTCCAATCCATCATCGTTCCCTCCTTCCAGTCCTGCCACCCCGCTCACTCCCTCCCCTGGTTTACCTTCTTCTCTATCCTCCTCGTCTCTCACTCCCATCTTGGCCCCCTCTTCTCCCCGCCCAGCTGAGAACAGCCCTACCACCCTCTGCTCCTTCTTCCCCAGGATGGGATCCCTTCGCCTGGGTGTCTCTGCCACTCTTCTCCCAGGACTCAAGGCCTCGAGCAGGCCACAGCAGCCACATGCCCCTGTTGAGTCCTCTGGGGATGACCGGAGCAGCTCTAGCTCCTCCCCTCCATTTCATCACCCAATTCCCCCTTTAACCGCTCCTTCTCCCCCTCCTCGACCTCCTCTGCAGGATATGAACCGGCTGGGAGGGGCGTCCAGGAGGGCACGGGTGGAAGGAGGGCAGCTTGGAGGAGATGAGTGGACGCGCCATGGCTCCTTTGTCAACAAGCCCACCCGCGGCTGGCTGCACTCCGACAATGTGGTCAGCACTGCCGGTGTTTCCTACAGTGTACGG TACATGGGTTGCGTGGAGGTGCTACAGTCAATGCGAGCGCTGGACTTTAACACCAGAACTCAGGTCACGAG GGAGGCAATCTCTGTGGTGTGCGAGGCCGTGCCCGGAGCCAAAGGAGCCCAGCGCAGGAGAAAG CCTTCCTCTCGCTGTATGACATCCATCCTGGGGAAGAGTAACCTGCAGTTTGCCGGCATGACAATCAACCTCACCATCTCGACCAGCAGCCTCAATCTGCTTGCCTCCGACTGCAAACAG ATAATCGCCAATCATCACATGCAGTCCATCTCCTTCGCCTCTGGAGGAGACCCA GATACGGCTGAGTACGTAGCATATGTGGCCAAAGACCCAGTCAACCAGAGAG CATGTCATATCCTGGAGTGCTCAGAGGGTTTAGCCCAGGAAGTCATCAGCACCATCGGCCAGGCCTTTGAATTGCGTTTCAAACAG AAGTACCTAAAGAACCCCCCCAAACTGGTCACACCTCATGACAg AATGGCTCCGTTTGACGGCTCTGCATGGGAGGAAGAAGATGATGAGTCTGCTCCACCTCCTGACGTCCCTTACTATAATAATTTCCCTGGAAAACAGCCTCCCCCTGGTGGACTGATTGACATGAGGACCCGCCCAGGTGCCACGCTG CCTTATGGACAGCCAAGCCAGAATGACATTCACAAGCAGCCTCTGCCTCCTATACCAg TGGGTGCTAAAGAAGGGGGACGGGAACTGTTTGATGACCCTTCATATGTCAATGTGGACAAACCCCGCCCCCCAGTTGCAGCTAATGGAAATGCTCACAGAGATGCTTTTGACATGA agCCATTTGATGATGCCCTGGGGGTCTCTGGGCACGGTGGCCCAAGCTCAGTGACAACAGCGCCCCCTCTGGTGCAGCAGTTGCAGTGCGAGACCTGGTTCCATGGTAGTTTAAGTCGCAGGGAAGCAGAGAGGCTGCTGACCCGCGATGGTGACTTCCTGGTGCGAGAGTCTGGGACCACGCCCGGACAGTACGTCCTCACGGGACAGCAGGGGGGTCAGGCTAAACACCTGCTACTAGTCGACCCAGAAGGAGTG gtcCGTACAAAAGACCATCGCTTTGAAAGTGTGAGTCACCTGATCAGTTACCACATGGACAACAGACTCCCCATCGTATCAGCTGGTAGCGAAGTGTGTCTGCAACAGCCAGTGGAGCACAGGGCCTGA